Proteins encoded within one genomic window of Candidatus Bathyarchaeota archaeon A05DMB-5:
- a CDS encoding ABC transporter ATP-binding protein: MGEKTVVEVEGLTKHYGEITALDSVSFNVLEGEIFGLLGPNGAGKTTLMEILCGLRRFDKGKVAILGFDLIKEPYKVRSFIGFCPQETLLYDLLSVYENFAFSASLYSLSSKKFKERVEFFSKFLGIGEFMRRKVKELSGGMKRRANLAASIIHDPPIVILDEPTVGFDPNVKREFWELIRDLKDYGKTMLISTHDMYEADELCDRVAIMDKGKIVALDRPHVLKEIIGGEASIHIRVKDASTTKALKILESYHCVTKENEIQIFSKDPWEIMPEVSKKLISQKILTEKIEVVEPTLEDVFVKLTGRKLMEESQ; the protein is encoded by the coding sequence GAAATCTTTGGATTGCTAGGTCCGAACGGCGCTGGAAAAACCACGTTAATGGAAATACTGTGTGGTTTGAGAAGATTTGACAAGGGCAAAGTTGCCATTCTCGGTTTTGACCTTATCAAAGAACCCTATAAGGTTCGCAGTTTCATAGGATTTTGTCCCCAAGAAACTTTACTTTATGATTTGTTGAGCGTTTACGAAAATTTTGCCTTTTCCGCTTCACTTTACTCGTTAAGCTCAAAGAAGTTTAAAGAAAGAGTTGAGTTTTTTTCCAAATTTTTGGGAATTGGGGAATTTATGCGGCGAAAAGTTAAGGAGCTTTCTGGAGGAATGAAGAGACGCGCAAATCTTGCTGCATCAATCATTCACGACCCCCCAATTGTAATTTTAGACGAGCCCACTGTGGGTTTTGACCCGAACGTCAAAAGAGAGTTTTGGGAGCTCATCAGAGATTTGAAAGACTACGGAAAAACCATGCTCATTTCCACACATGACATGTATGAGGCTGACGAGCTTTGCGATAGAGTCGCTATCATGGATAAGGGAAAAATTGTTGCGCTTGATAGACCTCACGTTTTAAAAGAAATCATAGGCGGAGAAGCGTCAATCCACATTAGAGTTAAGGATGCTTCAACAACAAAGGCATTAAAAATCCTTGAAAGTTACCATTGTGTTACAAAAGAAAACGAAATTCAGATTTTTTCTAAAGACCCTTGGGAAATCATGCCGGAAGTGTCAAAGAAGTTAATCTCGCAGAAGATTTTGACGGAAAAAATTGAGGTTGTGGAGCCCACATTGGAAGATGTGTTTGTAAAGTTGACTGGGCGCAAGTTAATGGAGGAGTCGCAATGA